CAGGGGAAGTCCGGTGTAAATCCGGCGCTGTCCCGCAACTGTGAGCTGGACGAAAGCCATAGATAGCCACTGCCTAAGAAAACAGGTGGGAAGGCTGGCAAGTAGGATGAAGGCAAGCCAGGATACCCTTTTGCGAAATAACCTTACGAGGATAAGGAGGCAGAACATGTCAATTTTAAGCTCAGTATCATAAAACAATCACCCACTACCCTTTATCATCAATCCTATGGAGGTAATAGTATGCATATAATGGAAGGTTTTTTGCCTGTTAGGGACACATTAGTATGGACAGGTATCTCTTTACCCTTTTTGATTTATGGCACTAATAAGATAAAAAGAAATATGAACACCACAAAACAGAAGCTTCTGTTGGGTTTTGTGGCTGCATTTTGTTTTGTGCTTTCATCCCTTAAGATTCCATCTGTAACAGGCAGCTGCTCACACCCCACTGGCGTTGGTTTGGGTGCTATCCTTTTTGGTGTTTCTGTTATGGTCCCAATAGCATTCGTGGTTCTTCTCTTTCAGGCTTTGCTACTTGCCCACGGAGGTATTACCACACTGGGGGCTAATCTTTTTTCCATGGGCATAGCTGGCCCAGTTGTAGCTTTTGTGCTTTATTCCTCACTTAAAAAAATCAACCTAAACCAAAGCGCCAATATATTTATATCCATAACTCTATCCGATCTGGTAACATACGTGATTACTTCACTACAGCTTGCCCTTGCTTTCCCCGATCCAATAACTGGCTTTACAGGTTCTTTTATAAAGTTTACGTCCATCTTTGCCATTACCCAGATCCCCATCTCTATTGTAGAAGGGTTGCTTAGCGTTGTGGCATTAAACTACATACTAAGCCTCTTTCAACCAGAGAATAATGATATTTTGTCAAAGCAGGTGGTGTAGTATGAAAAAAAATCTTCTGCTACTTATTATTGCCATCGGCATAATAGTATTACCACTTTTCTATAATTTTGGTAAACACACAGTAGAAAAATTCCAAGGTACAGACAGCTTAGCTGAAAAACAGATAACTGCAATAGCAAAAGACTACACACCATGGTTTACACCCATTTTTGAGCCCCCAAGTGGTGAGGTGGAGTCCTTATTCTTCTCCCTACAATCAGCTATCGGCGCTGGGATCATCGGGTACATTATAGGTTATCTAAAAGGGAAAAAAGCCAGTGAAAGTAAAACAATTTGATCCATTATCGATCTTAATACTGTTTTTAAGTATCGTGATCTATGCCTTTATTAACAAAAGGCTAGATCACTTTATCGTCATAGATACCATTCTTGTAGCCTTTATTTTAGTGGTGGGAAAAAAGGTATTAAAACATCTATTGTTTATACTATTCATTACAGTAATAAATGTTTCTATAGTTTTTATAAACATCGATAAAAGAGTCATATTTGACTTCCAGCAATTCACCCTTCTACTGTTTAGAACAGTTACCATGATACTGGCTCTTGTTGTGATCTCAAACAGCCTAACCTTTAAAGGATTTCTTACGATTCTTGTCCGGTTGAAGCTACCTAAAACACTCCTTGAACTTACTGCCATCTCCTTTTTGGCTGTCTCCATCCTGAATAACAGCGCCAAAAAGATTATAACAGCTATGAAGTCGAGAAATCTCTTTTCAAACCTTACTCTCTCCACCTTCGCTACAGGTATCTTCCCTGCTGTCCTCTTTAGAACTATGCTTAGCGATATAAAAAAGATTTCCCTTGTGACAGAATCCAGGAGTATAGAATCTTTTTACCCCTTATTGATCGATGAATATTCTTTAAATAGATTTCAGCTCTGCACCACTTTTACCATAAGTATCACCCTGATAGCCTTCGGGATACTCAGCAATGGATAGAGTTATCATAGAGGCCAAAAGCATCTCTTATGGGGAAGTCTTTTCTAATGTGGATCTCAATATAAAAGAAAGTAAAACGTATCTTATACTTGGTGACAATGGTAGTGGGAAAACAACGTTGCTTTATCTCATTCAGGGGTTACTTAAACCTGACTCAGGAGAGCTTCTTTACAAGGGTCAGCCTTATAGCTATAGCAAAAAATGGCTAAACAACCTAAGGTATAAAGTGGGGCTACTCTTTCAAAATCCAGATTATCAGATCATAGGACTAACTGTAAAAGATGATGTTGCCATAGCTCTTAGATGTTTAGGTATGGAAAAAAATAACATTAAAGAACATGTTGAAAAACTGCTCAAGGGGTATAAGCTCCATCATCTCAAAGATCGTCGCACAGATCTTCTTAGCTTTGGGGAAAAGAAAAAAGTCTCTATGGCATCGATAGCAGCCCTGACCCCTGATGTAACACTGCTTGATGAACCCTATGCAGGACTCGACAGAGAAGGAAAAGCATTTGTGGACAGCTATATCGCAAACTCAAAACAATCCGGCAAAACAGTAGTTGTCACCAGTCATGAAGTGGGGGAATTTATAAAATTTGTAGACAACATCTATGTCATTTCAGACAAAAAACTGGTTCAGCTAAGTAAAGATAACCTCGATATCCTCCCCCACCTCCAAAGAAACCTCTTGATACTTTCAAAATATGGATATATGGAAAAACCGATACCGGAAGAACTATTTTTAGGAGTAGCAAGGTGAAATCGGCTTTTATGATAGTGGCACCACATACAAGCTCTGGTAAAACAACTTTATCCTTAGGACTTGCAAGAAACATAGCCAAAAAAGGGCTTAGTGTCCAACCTTACAAAGTGGGACCAGACTATATAGATACCGCCCTACTATCAAAGGCAGCAAGTAATGAAGCCTACAACCTTGACAACATTCTGATGAAAGATGAAGATATAACAAAATACCTTACCTATGGTATCGCAAAAAATGATGTCGTTATAGTAGAAGGGGTTATGGGTTTTTTTGATAGCTATGACCCATGTAATTTCTCAGGCAGTAGCTATGATATAGCCTTAAAAACAGATCTCCCCCTTTTGGTTACGATAAATTACTCCCCATCTCTCACCTACTATACCCTGATCATAAAGGGTATTCAAAGCTTTTATAAACAAAACCCACCTAAAATCGGTGTAATTATAAACAAGGCAACATCCCCAAAAATGGATGAAAGAATAGCTCAATCTCTCAAATACCATACCGGAGCTGAGCTTCTTGGTGTTCTACCTGAAGATGAGAAAATAAAAATACCTAAAAGGCATCTGGGGTTGTTATCAGCTTGGGAAGGACTGGAAGATCTCTTAAACAACCTATCAAACTACCTTCAGAGCCATCTTGACATGGAAGATATTATGGAATATTTCAGGATAGATTCTATCTCCTATGATTACCCATCTTCAGAAAAGAACAAACCCAAAAAACGCTGTCTTGTGGCAAAAGATGATGCCTTTTTTTTCTACTATAAAAACAACTTTGACTTACTCAAGGAGCATGGTTACGAAATATCCGCTTTTTCCCCACTCAACGATGAAGAAATCCCCGATACAGAGCTCATCTACATCGGTGGAGGTTATCCTGAACTTTTTGCCGATAAACTCAGTAAAAACAGGACAACCATCGCAAGTCTAAAAAAACATTTAAAAAGACAAACACCAATATACGCAGAGTGTGGAGGTTTCATATATTTAGGTAATAGCCTAAAAATAGATGACACCCACTACCCAATGGCTGGTCTTTTTAATATCGACTTTGAGATGACCAGATCACTTCAATGTTTAGGATATGTGAATGTTAGCTTTGATCAAAGTAGCTGTTTTTTTGAAAAAGGTAGAGTATACATCGGTCATCAGTTCCGCTATTCCAAAATAGCCCATCACAATGAAAAACTTATTGCAACAGTGGATAGACTTGGTAAAAAGGTAACTTTCCAAGATGGGTGTACAAAGGGAAACTGCTTTGGTAGCTATACCCACTTTAACTTCTCCAAAGCAAATATTTTAGAAAAAATAGATAGAGGATAAAGATGAACAACAAAGAGATCATTTTAGCAGCGTTTGGGACAACAGATCCCGAAGGGATCAAAGGGGTATTAAACGTATACCATAAAATCAAAGAAAACATAGCTTCAGTCAACACGAAGCTCTCCTTTACCGCCGACTTTATTAGGAGGAAGTGGAACAAGCTGTCAGGTACAGAAGAACAAATAAAGATGCAAAAACTCTATCACCTACCCCCAGAGCTTTTTATGGTAAAAGGGTTGATACATCAGATAGGTGACTGTTTTGATAGAGGGGTTTATGAGCTTGTAGTGCAACCACTACATATTTTTCACGGTGAGGAATACGAAGGGATAAAAAGTATTATAGATCATATTATTGCTATAAAAGATAAAAATAGTCATAAAAGGAAAATTACATTGGGTAGGCCCCTACTGGGTGCCAATTCATCCAAAACCCCTTATGTTGATGATATCTTAAAAGTGGTAAAAATGCTTGAACAGGATATCACTTTAGCAAAAAGCAAAGATGCTTGCCTCGTCTACATAGGTCACGGCAATGAAAACTTTTCCACAGGGGCGTATGTGGAAACCGAATATTACATGCAAAAAGAGTATGGTAACATGGTCTATTTTGCCAATGTTGAAGGGTTCCCCTTTTATAATGATCTTCCAAACAGAATAAAAAAGGGTGGGCACAAGAAGGTTATCCTTAAACCTTTTATGTTGGTAGCAGGAGAACATGCTAAAAACGACATCTTTGGCGAAGATGATTCAGTATCAAACCTTTTGACATCTTCCGGGATAGAGGTAACACCTATCTGTCAAGGTCTTGGTGAAATGGATGATATTGCAAATATATTTTTGGAAAGGGTAAAGGATATATTAGATGAAAGCTAAGCTATATATAGTAGGGACTGGCGCAGCAAAAGGGCTCATAACATTAAAAGGGATAGAAGCTATAGAAAAATCTGATATTGTTCTGTACGATTCTTTGGTATCACCTGATATCATAGATCTTGTGAAAAATGAAAAGATATTTGTGGGTAAAAAAGGGTATGATTCCCATTCTGTCCTGCAGGAGGAGATAAACGAATATTTAAAAATACATCTTTCCGAAGGAAAAACTGTTGCAAGACTAAAAGGGGGAGATCCGGCGATCTTTGGCAGACTCACAGACGAACTAAAGGTGGCAAGGGATCTAAATGCGGATATTGAGGTGATACCCGGCATAACTACAGCAAGTTATTTTAGCGCCGTCATACAAAAATCTCTAACGTCAAGATATATTGCCTCTGGGGTAGTATTCATCACAGGTCACTCAAATAAAACACCACTGGAATCACTACACAACTGGAAAGCCCTCGTAGATCTAAACTATACCATAGTGGTATATATGGGTGCAAAAACGATAAAAAAGATAATTAACCTACTATTAGATAACGGTTTAAAAGAGGATTCCTTAATAGCCTCAGGGGAGAGTCTCGGGACAGAAAATGAGACCATAAGGCTGTTTAAGATAAAAGAGCTACTGAAGGAAGAGATAACTTTCAAATCCCCCGTAATATTCATCATCGGTGATATACTGAAATATTTAGAAGGTGCAAAATGAAGCTTTATGCCATAGGAGTAGGCCCGGGAGATAAAAAACTTATCACCTATAAAGGGGTAGAAGCCCTAAAATGTTCGGACGTAGTATACGTCCCCCAGTCGGATGAAACAGGCAGAAGTATAGCATACGATATTATAAAAGAGTATGTCCCCTCCTCTAAAATAAAGACCTACTATTTCCCCATGAACAACAATAAAGAGGAGTTGGACAAAAGATATACCCACCTTGCAGATGAGATAAAAAAGGATGTAAAAAACCACCTTATAGTATCCTACGTCACGATAGGTGATCCTTTGATTTACAGCACCTTCAACTACCTCAACGAAAAATTAACTGACGTTGATATTGAGGTAATACCCGGCATAACATCCTTTTTAGCTGCTTCAGCTTTGATAAAGGATGATATCGTTCAAAAAAATCAATCCTTTTGTATCATAGAGCCTGAGCAGCTAAAAGATTTTGACACCATCTCAAAGCTGTTTGATACTATTATAGTGATGAAGGCCTATCGTGGAATAACACAAATCTGCGACATCATAAAAAAACATCGCAGCATAAAGAAAGCCCATTTAGTAATAAGGGCTGGGTTGGACGATGAAAGGGTCGTCGATCTTTTAAATACCAACGAACCTATCGAAAAAACCTATCTATCCATAGCACTCATAAAGTTAGACAAGGATGCAGGAAACACACCATACCCCAAATTTACCGTAAAAGGTTCCTCCATAGAAAAAGAAAGTTTCCAGATTATCAACGATCTGGTTGATCTATCGAAATTTAAAGAAGATGAACGGGAGATCGTAACGAGGATTATCCATGCATCAGGTGATCTATCCTTAGCTGATGATATAATTTTTTCTCCTGATTGGAGATGGAAGATCAAAACGCTACTTAACAAAACCCCCCAACTGATCACCGATGTGGAGATGGTAAAAGTAGGTATAGGGAAAAGATACCCCAATGTATCCTGTTTTATAAATGATCCAGATGTTATTGAAACGGCACACAAAACAGGGCAAACAAGGGCTGAAGTAGCCATAAAAAAAGGGTTTGAACTCTTTGAGGATATTATATTCTGTATAGGGAACGCCCCCACAGCTCTGTTAAAGGTGATAGAATTAAGTAAGTATAATACAACCAAAGATATTTTCGTAATTGGCATGCCTGTGGGCTTTGTGAGTGCTAAAGAGTCAAAGGAGCTCCTTGAGAGATCTAGACTCCCCTCTATAACCATAAAGGGCTTTAAGGGTGGCAGCCCCATAGCAGCCGCAACTTTTAACGCAATATGGGGGTTGTTTGGTAGATGAAAAACTGTCTTATCTTAGGTGGGACATCCGATACAAAAAATATTTTAAAGCAAATATCAGATAAATACAGTAAAATATATGTCTCTGTAGCCACCGATTATGGATATGAGCTCTTCTCAGATTTGATATCGGATGGGATAGAGCTATGTAAGATACAGTTTACAGAAGATACTCTAAGAGATTTTTTGTCGGATAAAGAGATAGAGGAGATCATCGACACCACTCACCCCTATGCCACAAAGATAACAGAATTGGCTCAAAATATAGCCAAAATATGCAACGTTAAATACATAGACAGAAAAAGGGGTAAATTTGAACCCCAAGATATGGAGGAAGGTGTTATTTTCGTTCACAGTTACGAAGATGCTGTAAGTCTTGTGGAAAACCAAGACCTATTACCCACTCTGATCACAACAGGCTCAAAAAATGCAAACAAATTCAAAACTATTGCCCATAATAGCTATATAAGAATCTTACCTACAGAGGAGTCAATAAAAAAGGTGAAAGAAGCTGGATTCCCTTCCAAAAATATCATAGCCATGCAGGGACCTTTTAGTGTAGAACTAAACCTGTCCCTTATAAACCAATTTAACATAAGATCGATGATCACAAAAAATAGTGGCAAAGAGGGTGGTCTTACTGAAAAACTAAAAAGTAGTAAGATCGCCAAAATACCCCTCATTGTGGTGGAAAATGAATACTAAAGGATCAAACTTTTTCCCCTTTGTCATAGACCTCACCGGTAAAAAATTTATGTTTGTTGGTGGTGGTAAGGTTACTGAGCGAAAGATAAAAGTGCTCATGCGCTTTTTAACCTCTCCTGACATAACTGTATATTCCACGAATTTTACCGACCACCTAAAATCCCTACAAGAACAAAACAAAATCTCGCTTATCCATACAGACGCCAGCTTTATAGAAGATGATGTGCTCCTCAGTTACGATTTCATAATCGCAGCCACGGATGACAAGATGGTCAACCAAAGGATTGTCGATTTAGCAATGGATCGAAAGAAATTCTATTTAAACACGAGTGATAAAAGCAAGTCCAACTTCTTTTTCCCAGCAGTAACCATTATTGATGACCTTTTGATAGCCATATCCAGTCTTGGTCGCTCCCCAAAAAAGGTAAAACTATTTAAAAAACTACTGGAAGGTCTCAATGTATCCAACTAACGGCATCACAACAGGCACTGCCGCCACAGCCGCAGCAAAAGCAATTCTCCTAAAAAAGCTTAACAACAAGATACCATCCAATGTGGAGGTTACCCTTCCTGATGGCCAGGTCATAGATGTCCCGGTACAATTTAAAGGTGATTATGCGATATGTAAAAAGTGGTCCATCGAAAAAGATGATATTACAAACGGGCTTGAGATAATGGCACAGGCTTACTTAAACAACAACGGCACGATAAACATAATCGGTGGTAAAGGTATAGGAACAGTCACAAAAAAGGGTTTACAACTACCTGTAGGGGAAAAAGCGATAAACCCCGGCCCCAAAAGGATGATCATAAAAAATATAGCCCCCCTACTACACAGTAATATCGGCGTAGATATCTATTTAGAGGTACCCAATGGGGAGGAGATAGCTAAGAAAACATTTAATAGCAGATTGGGGATCATCGGTGGGATCTCCATCATTGGGACAAAAGGGGTGATAAACCCCATGTCAGAAGAGGCGATAAAGGAAACAATAAGGTGCGAGATAGAGATCAAAAAACATGAAACAGACCTCTTTGTACTGACCCCCGGCAATATTGGGGAAAAAGCTCTACGCCTACTTGGTTTTACAGAGGCGATCATGGTAAACAATCACTTCGATTTTGCCTTAAGCCACCTAAGATCGATCCATGCAACTAAAATAGTATTAGGTGGTCATCCCGGCAAATTGGCAAAGCTTGCATCGGGCACATATAATACCCATTCAAAGTACGGTATCAATGCTGTAGATATCATCAAATCCATAATGGACCTAAAAGATCCCTTCAACACCGCAGAACAGATCGCCCAGATCCACGATTTAAGCAAAGTGGCTTTTTGTATAAGCCAAAGGGTAAAAAGGGATTTTGATTTCGTTAAGGTAGATGTTTACCTGCATAAAATGGATACTACCCCTTGTGGGAGATATATCGATGAATAAAAACCTATATATAATTTCTGTGGGACCAGGGGATAAAGAACTTATGACGGTAAAAGCCCTCAATACCATCTCAAAGATGGATATTTTATCAGGATATCCCCAGTTGGCCGATTTTTCCGTAACTGACAAACCTTTTTATCCCGTAAAAACGACCGATGACCTCAAACACCTCCTCCTAACAAATCTGGAGAAAAAAATAGGTTTGCTGGTCACAGGTGATGCAGGCTTTTTCTCCTTTGCAAGATTGGCTTACAAGCACCTTAAAGATTTCATAGCTGAAGTAATCCCCGGTGTCTCCTCTTTTCAATATGCCTTTGCAAGGATATATAAAACCTATGAAGATGTAAAATTTTTCTCCCTTCATTCAAAGGGTGACATAGATGCATTGATAACAGCCATAAAAAGTAACGATCGTATTTTCATTTTACTTAAAGATAGTACCCAGCTGGAGGAGGTAAAAAGGGTATTGTCAGAATATTCCAATATCTATCAAAGATATTTTATAGATCTAAGTCTCAATGGTGAATCGATATCAGAAGATCAACCATTAAACACCGAAAATAGGAAAATATCACTGTACGTGGAGAAAAGATGAACCGTTTATACTTCGTAGGCGCTGGACCCGGTGATCCAGAGCTGATATCGTTGAAGGGTTTTAAATTGCTATCGGAAGCAGATGTCATAATCTACACAGGTTCACTGATAAATAAAGATATTTTAAAATATGCAAAACCAGATGCCCTACTGATAGACTCTGCCCATTTAAACCTCAATGAGATATTGGAGTTAATAAAAGGCTTTTACAAAGAAAACAAAAAGATTGTAAGACTACACACCGGAGAGCCAGCCCTTTATGGGGCAATATACGAACAGATGTTGGAGCTGGAAAAAAGTGGCATAGACTTTGAGGTAATACCCGGCATAAGCTCCATGCAATTAGCCGCATCAAGGCTTAAGGTGGAACTCACAGCCCCCGAAATCTCCCAAACGGTAGTTGTAACCCGCATAGAGGGTAAAACCCCAGTGCCTGAAACCGAAAAGCTCGAGTACATCACCAAATCCACAGGGACTTTTATCTTTTTTCTTTCAGCAGGTTTCGGGGAACAGATCCAGAGTTTATTCCTGAAAAACGGTTGGAACAGTGAAACCCCAGCAGCGATATGTTACAAATTGGGTTTTGATGATGAAAAGATAATAATGACAGACCTTTTAAATTTACCATCAGATCTGAAAAACAATAACATCACAAAACATGCTCTTATTATAATAGGGCATATCCTAAAAAAGGAAAACATTAAAAAGTATTCAAAACTTTACGATGAGGGCTTTAAACATGCTTTTAGACCGTGAAATATATACTATTATTATAAATGATCATGGTTTTAAGCTCAGTAAATTGTTGAAAAAATACATAAAAAAACTCCAGATCCTCACCACAGAAGAAATATCTCAGAAATATAATCTTAATTGTGAAAACATACTTTTTTTTAAAAATCTAAAAGATATCTTTCGATATGTAGTGGAGCATAGGTATGACACCGTAGCCTTTATGGCATCTGGAATTGCAGTAAGGGAGATTTATGCCGTTTCAAAGTATACAGATGCCGCCATAGTTTTGGTGGACAACTGTGGTAGATACGCCATCTCCCTTATGTCAGGCCATGAAGGAGGTGCTAACTTTTTAGCTTACAACGTGGCATCTCTATTAGGAGCCGAACCGATAGTAACTACATTTACAGAGGTAAGCAAAAAGCTCATCTTAGGGTTAGGGTGCCGCAAAGGTGTAAAAGCAGTAGAACTTGTCGATACAATAAATTTTTTTTTGGAACAACATTCCATAGAACATTCAGATATCAGACATATAGCCACCTGTGCCATAAAACTTGAAGAAGAAGGTATCTGGGAGATGGAAAGGATAATAAATATCCCCGTTTATTTCGTTCCTAAAGAAAAGATTGGGCTACCATACTTCAGTTTTAATGAATCAACTGCAAAGAGATATTTTGATATCCCATCAGTAGCAGAAGCAAGCGCCCTTTTGTCAGGGAAAAATGCCCTGTTAAAAATACCTAAAAAAGTTTACAAAGATGTCACATTAGCACTTGCAGAGGAAAAATTATGAACAGGTTTTTCATAGTGGGTACAGGACCAGGTGATCTGCGCTACCTCACCCCTTTAGCCTTAGATGCAATAAATCTTGCCGATTGGATAGTGGGATACAAGCTATACTTAGATCTAATAAAAGACATAATTACCAACAAGCAGATTTACACCACCGGCATGGGTTCTGAAATAGACCGAGTTAAGTTTGCCATCGAAAAGTATAAAGATGGGCTCAATGTAGCTCTAATATCCGGAGGGGACTCCTCCCTATATGGACTTGCCTCCTTATGCTTTGAACTGGGAGATGATGTAGATTTCGATGTCATCCCAGGGATAAGCGCCGCCTTTGCTGCAAGTGCAAAGCTGGGAGCTCCCATCACCGATGACCTTGTTTTGCTTTCCCTTTCAGATCAACTGACACCGAGAGAAACTATTTTAAAACGTATTGATGCCATCATATTAGGTGATTTTGTCTCTGCCATATACAACCCCAAAAGTAGAAAACGAACAGAGCTCCTGCCATATACGATAGAAAGGTTCTTGCAAACAAGGGGAGATCTTCCAGTGGGAATAGTAAAAAACTGTACACGTCAAGAGGAGGATATCGAAGTCACATATCTTAGCAAAATAGATTACAACAAGATAGATATGTTTACAATATTGCTGGTGGGTAACAGCAAAACATATATAAAAAATCACAAAATGATTACACCACGGGGGTACCTAAACAAATATGCCCAAGAATAAGTCTTGCATCTTCATAGGTGGAACCTCCTCCGGTGCTGGTAAATCGCTTGTTGTCACTGCACTCTGTAGGATATTCAAGCAGGACGGTCTAACCCCCGCACCCTTCAAAGCTCAAAATATGTCCCTTAATAGCTACGTAACCTACGATGGTTTAGAGATGGCAAGGGCACAGGTATTGCAAGCAGAGGCAGCTTACTTAGAACCATCAGTGGATATGAACCCCATCTTAATAAAGCCCTTTGGCGATTCCCGGTCCCAACTCATCATCAGAGGCAAATCAAACAAAAACATCACAAGTAGGGACCTTTACGATCATGAATTAAATAAGCTGTTATGGGAACATGTGGTTCAGAGTTTTAGCTTACTTTCAAACAAATATTTCCCAGTGGTCATAGAAGGAGCCGGTTCCATATCGGAACTGAACCTAAAGCAAAAAGATATCGTCAATATAAACTTAGCAAAGTTCACAAAAGCAGATACCTACCTTGTTTCAAACATTGAACAAGGTGGCATTTTTGCCTCCTGTTTTGGGAGTATCAAGTTATTACCCAAAAAAGAACAAAATCTTGTAAAAGGGATCATCGTAAACAAATTCAGAGGGGATATTTCCCTTTTTGAAGAGGGTAAAGAGATCCTTGAAAAGATCACAGGTAAAAAGGTATTAGGTATTTTACCCTATATAAAAGAGATCCATCTTGATGATGAGGATAGCCTATCCCTCGAATATAGGCGATTTGAAAACAAAAGACTAAAAATAGCTGTTATAAGACTACCATACATATCAAACTTTACAGATTTTAAGACCCTATCCCTTTTAAAGGAGGTTTCCCTGATATTTACAAACCAGCTAAGCGATTTAGATGATGCAGGTATTATAATCCTTCCCGGTACAAAATCTACCACAAAGGACATGAAGTTTCTATGGGATTCCGGTTTGGCGTATGGAATTCTGGATCAATATAAAAAAGGTAAGACCATTATCGGGGTATGCGGGGGGTTTCAAATGATGGGTAATCAGATCTTAGATCCTCATAAGTTAGAAGGTAACATCGAAAAAATAGAAGGTCTCAATATCCTACCAATAAAGACAGTTTTGGAAAAGGAAAAGATCACAAGGAGGATAGATTTTATATTCAACGGCACCCTCTGCTATGGTTACGAGATACATGTAGGTAGGACAGAATACTACGGTGGTGATGATTTTGCCGTCACCAGAACTGGTGAACGCTTAGGCTGTAAGATAGACAATAGATGTTTTGGAACATACATCCACGGCCTGTTTGACAACAGAATTATTCTGGAACACCTCTTAAGCCCCTTTGGTATAGATATATCCCACGAACATATCTACCCAGAAAGAAAAGAACATTATCTAAATATCTTAGCCGATACCGTCAGAAACAATTTAAATATGAAAGAAATATATAAAAACTTAGGTTTATAAATATGATACACGGACATGGTGGAGATACCTACCTTTTCGATATTAAATACGATTTTAGTAGCAACATAATCCCCCCAAAATACAATAAAAAACTCCTATCACTAATACCAAATATCAAGATAGACCCCACAAGATACCCCGAGCCAGATGCCAGAACCATCACCACTTTATTTCAACACAGATTTGATCTACCAGATCGCTCCAGCATAGCTCTAAACGGCTCTGTAGAGGGGATATATTTGTG
This portion of the Calditerrivibrio sp. genome encodes:
- a CDS encoding energy-coupling factor ABC transporter permease yields the protein MHIMEGFLPVRDTLVWTGISLPFLIYGTNKIKRNMNTTKQKLLLGFVAAFCFVLSSLKIPSVTGSCSHPTGVGLGAILFGVSVMVPIAFVVLLFQALLLAHGGITTLGANLFSMGIAGPVVAFVLYSSLKKINLNQSANIFISITLSDLVTYVITSLQLALAFPDPITGFTGSFIKFTSIFAITQIPISIVEGLLSVVALNYILSLFQPENNDILSKQVV
- a CDS encoding energy-coupling factor ABC transporter substrate-binding protein, whose protein sequence is MKKNLLLLIIAIGIIVLPLFYNFGKHTVEKFQGTDSLAEKQITAIAKDYTPWFTPIFEPPSGEVESLFFSLQSAIGAGIIGYIIGYLKGKKASESKTI
- a CDS encoding energy-coupling factor transporter transmembrane protein EcfT — protein: MKVKQFDPLSILILFLSIVIYAFINKRLDHFIVIDTILVAFILVVGKKVLKHLLFILFITVINVSIVFINIDKRVIFDFQQFTLLLFRTVTMILALVVISNSLTFKGFLTILVRLKLPKTLLELTAISFLAVSILNNSAKKIITAMKSRNLFSNLTLSTFATGIFPAVLFRTMLSDIKKISLVTESRSIESFYPLLIDEYSLNRFQLCTTFTISITLIAFGILSNG
- a CDS encoding energy-coupling factor ABC transporter ATP-binding protein, whose protein sequence is MDRVIIEAKSISYGEVFSNVDLNIKESKTYLILGDNGSGKTTLLYLIQGLLKPDSGELLYKGQPYSYSKKWLNNLRYKVGLLFQNPDYQIIGLTVKDDVAIALRCLGMEKNNIKEHVEKLLKGYKLHHLKDRRTDLLSFGEKKKVSMASIAALTPDVTLLDEPYAGLDREGKAFVDSYIANSKQSGKTVVVTSHEVGEFIKFVDNIYVISDKKLVQLSKDNLDILPHLQRNLLILSKYGYMEKPIPEELFLGVAR
- a CDS encoding cobyrinate a,c-diamide synthase, with protein sequence MKSAFMIVAPHTSSGKTTLSLGLARNIAKKGLSVQPYKVGPDYIDTALLSKAASNEAYNLDNILMKDEDITKYLTYGIAKNDVVIVEGVMGFFDSYDPCNFSGSSYDIALKTDLPLLVTINYSPSLTYYTLIIKGIQSFYKQNPPKIGVIINKATSPKMDERIAQSLKYHTGAELLGVLPEDEKIKIPKRHLGLLSAWEGLEDLLNNLSNYLQSHLDMEDIMEYFRIDSISYDYPSSEKNKPKKRCLVAKDDAFFFYYKNNFDLLKEHGYEISAFSPLNDEEIPDTELIYIGGGYPELFADKLSKNRTTIASLKKHLKRQTPIYAECGGFIYLGNSLKIDDTHYPMAGLFNIDFEMTRSLQCLGYVNVSFDQSSCFFEKGRVYIGHQFRYSKIAHHNEKLIATVDRLGKKVTFQDGCTKGNCFGSYTHFNFSKANILEKIDRG
- a CDS encoding sirohydrochlorin cobaltochelatase; protein product: MNNKEIILAAFGTTDPEGIKGVLNVYHKIKENIASVNTKLSFTADFIRRKWNKLSGTEEQIKMQKLYHLPPELFMVKGLIHQIGDCFDRGVYELVVQPLHIFHGEEYEGIKSIIDHIIAIKDKNSHKRKITLGRPLLGANSSKTPYVDDILKVVKMLEQDITLAKSKDACLVYIGHGNENFSTGAYVETEYYMQKEYGNMVYFANVEGFPFYNDLPNRIKKGGHKKVILKPFMLVAGEHAKNDIFGEDDSVSNLLTSSGIEVTPICQGLGEMDDIANIFLERVKDILDES
- the cobA gene encoding uroporphyrinogen-III C-methyltransferase, with the protein product MKAKLYIVGTGAAKGLITLKGIEAIEKSDIVLYDSLVSPDIIDLVKNEKIFVGKKGYDSHSVLQEEINEYLKIHLSEGKTVARLKGGDPAIFGRLTDELKVARDLNADIEVIPGITTASYFSAVIQKSLTSRYIASGVVFITGHSNKTPLESLHNWKALVDLNYTIVVYMGAKTIKKIINLLLDNGLKEDSLIASGESLGTENETIRLFKIKELLKEEITFKSPVIFIIGDILKYLEGAK